The genomic stretch GTGTTCTTCGTCACCGTGGGCTTCGAGATCACGCTGGACGTGTTCGACACCGATCTCGCCCTCCTCGTCGCCATCATCGCGGTGGCGACCCTGGGGAAGGTCGTGGGGACCGCCCTGTTCTACCTGCCGACTGGCCACGGTCTGCGCGAAGGCCTCACCGTCGGCGCAGCGATGAACGGGCGGGGCGCGGTGGAGATCATCGTCGCCGGCATCGGCTTGGAGCGGGGCCTGATCTCCACCGAGATCTTCACCATCCTGGTCTTCATGGCGATCGCCACGACAGCCAGCGTCCCCGTCCTGCTGAAACTCGGGGTCGAGTGGCTGCGTCGCCACGGAGAGCTGGCACGCTCGGAGGAGCGGCGCCGTGGCGTCGTGATCGTCGGAGCCGGTCCGGTCGCGCGGGCGCTCGCGCACAGCCTGACGCCGTCGCGGCGCGTGGCCCTGATCGACTCGAACCCGACGGTGGCTGGCGTCGCCCGACGCGAGGGGTTGAGCGCGATCACCGCGGACGCTCTGCACGAGGATGCGCTCCGCCGCAGTGGGATGGACGAAGCTGGGACGCTCCTGGCTCTGACCGGGAACTTCGAGGTGAACGTCCTGGCGGCACAGCGGGCGCGCGAGGACTTCCTGGTTCCCAACGTTCGTGTCGCACTAGGCGCCACGATGAGCGAAGCCCTGGGTGCGATCGTGGACGAGGTGGGCGCGGAGCCGATGCTCGACGCCCCCGTCGACGTCGGCCAGTGGGATCAGCTGCTCCGCACGAACCGTGCGAGGATCGAAACGCTGCATGTCGACGACGACACCGACGCGGAGGCGCTCCTGGAGCGGCTCCGCGGCGGCCGCAGCGCGTTCCCGCTGACGGTGGTCCGCGACCACGACCGCATCCCGTTCGTCCTCGTCGACGAACTGATCTCCGGTGACCACGTCGTGGTCGTGCACCGCGTCGAGGAGGACGAGCGGCAACAGGTGCTCGAGTGATCCGCTCGTCGCGTGGCGGGGGGTCGCCGCGGTGCGGACGTCACGAGGTGCTGTCGACGGCCACGATCAGGCGGGCCGGTACGGGAACTGCAGTGCCTCGCGCAACGCTCTGACCGCCACCGCGACCGCGTCCAGCCGGACCGAGCCCTCTTCCGCCACCGCCTGATCGATCAGTCGGGCGCTGCGTGCGACCGCGTCCTGCCGGTCGGTGATGAACGCCCGGACCGCATCGTACGCGGGGCCTCCGCGATGCTCGCGTAGCGCACGGTGCGCCGCCGTCCGATGCAGGCCGCGCAGGTCGTCGCGGAGCCCGCGGACGTGCCAGCGCCCCCAGCGATCGCGCGGAACGGCGCGGTCGAGGAGCCGCCGCAGCCGGTCGAGGCCAAGCTCCTCGCGCAGCGCCAGGAACACCGCCGCGACATCCGCCGGCGGCTCCCCCAACGCCCTGGCCACACCCGCGACGTCCGGTGCGATGTCGAGGTCGTTGACCGCCAGCAGCCACCTGGCGGTGTCCGCCTGCAGCCCACGGTCGACGAACCGTGCAACGTCCGGCGGGTCCGAGCGCCGTTCCCACGCGCGGGTCACCGTGGCCTCCAGGGCCTCGAACGCTGGCCGATCCCTGGCGATCACCGCCGCGACCTCGGTCAGCTCCGCTGACCGCACGTACTCGCGGGTGAGCGTCTCGAGCATGGCGTCCACACCCGCCTTCAACTCGATCGCGAGCATCGGGTCGATCCGGCGATCGACGTCTTCCAGCGCGTCCCAGTAGCGCTCGGCGTCGGCGATCTTCCGCGCGGTCCAGCACGCGGCCACGACCGTCGCGTGCTCCGCGCCGAGCTCCCGCGCGAGCCGGTGCACGAACGTCATCCCCATGCGGTTGACGACCTCGTTGGACATGACCGTGGCCACCAGCTCGCGCCGCAGCCGGTGACGGTCCAGGAGGCCACCGAACCGTTCCGCGAGCAGCGGTGGGAAGTACCCAGCCAAGACCTCGTTCAGCGCCGGCTGGTCGGGCAGCTGGGACCCGACGAGCTCGGCCGACAGGTCGCGCT from Actinomycetota bacterium encodes the following:
- a CDS encoding cation:proton antiporter yields the protein MNQAAMVVAAEAGGQPPINLTQLLLVLLVAWTAGRLASRVGYPSILGELLAGILLGPAVIGLLRPAAGLEVIGELGIILMMLYIGMEIDPRDLRRASVPGLLAAAGGFIVPFGLGYVTVLLFGGSVLEGLFVGISVGVTSLATKSRILVDLRLLDTRIAYVLMAGALLSDTTTLVMFAAIIGFVEVGGFDIGGTVLVAAEVVGFFAVTAVLGLWVLPWMTRRLTTSAISDRALDLAIILTVGLGFAELAELAGLHAILGAFVAGMYLREGVLSHRATHAVSQYVHDMSIGFLAPVFFVTVGFEITLDVFDTDLALLVAIIAVATLGKVVGTALFYLPTGHGLREGLTVGAAMNGRGAVEIIVAGIGLERGLISTEIFTILVFMAIATTASVPVLLKLGVEWLRRHGELARSEERRRGVVIVGAGPVARALAHSLTPSRRVALIDSNPTVAGVARREGLSAITADALHEDALRRSGMDEAGTLLALTGNFEVNVLAAQRAREDFLVPNVRVALGATMSEALGAIVDEVGAEPMLDAPVDVGQWDQLLRTNRARIETLHVDDDTDAEALLERLRGGRSAFPLTVVRDHDRIPFVLVDELISGDHVVVVHRVEEDERQQVLE